The Rattus rattus isolate New Zealand chromosome 8, Rrattus_CSIRO_v1, whole genome shotgun sequence genome contains the following window.
TACTCCTGCTGGGAAATTATACTATCTCTAAAAATCCAACACTAGTTATCACACTggatgcacacacaaactcagtGACATCTACTCTCTAGGGCTCATCCAATGTGGGAAGAAATCCCAcaggaaaaagaataatttcCTGGCCTGCCAAAGAATTTTCTCAGAAATCCTGGTCTTATGATACAAACTCTCATTTAACTTGTGTGATATTTGAGAGATTCATACAAGATAATTAATTTCCTTCctttatgtgaaaataaaattctggTGTATTCTCAAATATAGATCATGTTCCTTCCCATTATATTACTCCTAGCATGACAGAGGCATGTCTATACTAATGATTATAACCTGCTTCATTGTTACCTTAAACTGTCTCTAGACAGTGAAAAGGAAAACCATCATGTGTTTTGACAGCAGAGAAGATACAGAAAATCAAGGTGAGCAGTAAATAATCCATGCTTTCTCAATTTCTCTTCAAACCTCTGTGGGTTAGTTACATATTACAGTTTTGCAGTAATTCCTAGCAAAGTCTAGGAAAACCAAGGGAAGTAATGTTCAGAGACATTGGGGTTCTGTGTGCATTTTTTTCTGGATGCATGGAGATAAAATAGGtgtgaggaaaggggaaatgtttGAGGCAAAAATGTGAAGAGTGGTGCTATTTGTATGATTTGCTTGTATTCACTAAGCACCAAATTTAGTAGGCAGGAACTCCAGTTCTCACTCTGGGATCAATGATGAGACATTTATTAATGACATCTATTCTCTTATTATTACAGATGCAAGTCATGAAGCAAACAGTTATAGCAAATAACTCTTCAGTGACTGAGTTCATTCTCATGGGGTTAACAGTTCAACGAGAGCTCCAGGTGCCTCTGTTTGTCCTCTTCTTGTTAAACTACATGGCCACTGTGGTGGGAAACCTGAGCTTAATGAATCTCATTTGCCTAAATTCACACCTTCACACTCCCATGTACTTTTTCATCTTCAACCTGTCCTGCATTGACTTTTGTTATTCACTTGTTTGTAACCCCACAATGCTGATGAGTTTTATTTCAGAACAGAGCATCATCTCCTATGATGGATGCATGAGTCAGCtctttttattctgcttttttGCCAACTCTGAATGTTATTTGCTGACAGCCATGGCCTATGATCGATATGTGGCCATCTGTCATCCCCTCCAGTATACAACTGTCATGTCACCTATGATCTGTGGACTGTTGGCTTTCGGTTCTTACTTCATGGGCTTTGCTGGGGCCATGACTCACACTGGGTTTATGATCAGGCTCAGTTTTTGTAATTCTAACATCATCAACCATTACATGTGTGacatcttccctctcctttggATTTCCTGCAGTAACACCTATGTCAATGAGCTTGTGAGTTCTGCTGTGGTTGGAACTATTATCATTTTATCTACCATCATTATTTTTGTCTCATATGCTATGATTCTTTCCAATATCCTTCATATGTCATCAGGTAAGGGTTGGTCTAAAGCCTTGGGCACTTGTGGGTCTCACATCATAACTGTCAGTCTTTTCTATGGATCCGGACTGCTTGCTTATGTCAAGCCATCCTCTGCTGAGACTGTGGGCcaggggaaatttttctcagtattttatACTCTTGTGGTACCCACGCTGAATCCTCTCATTTACAGCCTCAGGAACAAGGATGTCAaacttgctgtgaagagaacaaTGAAAAGAATCACAAGCTAGTGAACAGTTGTGCTTCTATATTCCTGTCCTACCGCATTGCTTTAtcctctctgtcttttcattacattcttctcttctattttctttaatcTCTCTTTAGAATCTGGAAAAAATTTCCACTGtaatctctttcttcctgctactATGAAACGTAACCTTGTGTCTAATTTTTTCTGTCAGAGTTGTTTTCACTTTCATATGGCTCCAGATCAAGACCCTGTtcccctgctttttcttttcttaaaaataacagTGCCTCTGTTTTTTTATATTCCTGATCTCCAAAGAAATTCATGAACTGTCATCTTTATGGTCACCTTTTGTATATAAATACTTTGCATTATTATCggactctctccctcctctctctctctctctctctctctctctctctctctctctctctctctcctttctttctttcttccttttcctttcttgcctttctttgacaattttggttttccttgcttgtttgtttccttagACAACAATCAGTTTCATTAACTAAGTTGCTTAGATGAGATAAAAGAGGACAAAAATGTACATATGGTATAGTTATCAATTTTTCAAGATTATTTTGTATCCTTTAGAgaggttttgttattccagaccTTTAGTCTCACATTTATAATGAACCTCTGTACTTTACTCAAATAATATTTGATTCTTTCAAGACTCTCACGAGGTTATCAGCCTAGTTCACCACCACAATTTTGATAATACACGGACAATCTGATTGCCTTGTTGAATCCAGCTGAAATTATCACTGTCTTTCTGTGATATATTGATTGTCCATGACGATTTTCCAAATGAATAATTACATTCCTCAGAACAGAACACAGGGCAATTTATTTCCTCTGTTCTTTATATACGAAATATGCAGTTTTGTAAGAACAATCTATTTGTTTCCTATAAAAACCAAACCATGACTTCACTGAAGGTTTTGGAATATAGTGTATGCATACTTTTATGAGTTTATTTCTCAAGGCCAAGAGTAATACGTATATCTAAATTAGTTTTTCTATAGGAATCTGGACAAGGAAATAGTTATATAACTTTTTAAGGACACATAGCTTATGAATCAAAAACTAGGATCTCACCCATTTTGTATAGGTGAAGAAATGCCAAGGCAGATGGTTTTGAAAAAACCAACAGACCTTCTGTAGAGTTGTTTCATAATGATTTCCAAAGTTGACTTTCTGTCAGAAAATAGACTCTGCCATGATGTTGTGTTATAGAGATGATGAAAAGTTTAggatcaattttaaaaatgcaactgTTCGTACACTGaacatagattttaaaagatatttttatttattttatgtcttagtacactgtagctgttttcagctacaccagaagaggacatcagattccagtacagatgattgtaagccaccatgcagttactaggaattgaattcaggacctctagaagacggacagccagtgcttttagccactgagccatctctccagccctactgtgAACCTATTTAAGCGGCACAAGCATGGGAGACAGAGTAATATATTTATCCTCTCTTATGATTAGATATCCTAATTCTAGGATGGTGAGACTGAGGGAGATTGAATAAGCTTTTACGAGGAGTCATGTTCTCTAAGTTAGATATATTTCAGTAGCCTAATTCGTGTGACATATTTGTTTGTAGAGAAAAATGACTTAGCAAGGTACCCACAAAGCAGTTAAATATAGTGTGCAGCATTTCCTTTTGGGTGTGTTAACTGGAGCAGAATCAGTGCAAAACACATGACCTTTCGACTTTTTCTGGGGTTACAAGGATATACTACTTTTAGCTATTCTACTTAGGATATCAACaatagaacaaagaaacactTGAACACAAGTCAAGCTGGTAAAACCATGAATTTGTTGGGGTTGCTCACAGGAGTGAGGATGGTAGGCCATTGACAGGGATATGAGAGACTCAGATAGAGCTGCTTCACTTTGGAGGAAATATTATAAAAAAGAGTGGTTATGTGTGCTTTGCTGAACATTTAAACTgtgattcttttatttatgttaaaCATGATATTTGAAAAGATCTTAAACACTTGTTTGAAAATATAGTCTGAAAAACCACTCTACCAGTTAAATCTTCAAATCAgtcttattaaaattatttgtgcTAGAGTTaagcatttatatttattataatattaatatgacTAACAAATGTGCTTAAAGTCAATGTCTCAAGAATATTCTATTTTCTGATActgtacttctcccctgtctcctgaaTGGAGGTGAATAGCACTGGTGGatgggaactgggagtagccactagaaagtcccagaggccagggtacaagaggttcccaggatacatcagggatgacattagccaaaatacccaacaaaggggagatacaacctgtagagatcatatacAGTGGTTAGGTATGGCTCACatttgagggatgaggccacccacacaagtcaaaaattttaacccagaattgctcctgtctaaaagaaatacaagaatgcagagactgaaggaaaggctatccagagtcTCCACTCCTGGGATTCATCCTGTGtccagacaccaaacacagacactactgcagatgccaagaagtgtctgctgacaggagcctgatttagctatctcctgagaggctctgccagagcctgaccaatagaGATGTGAAAAAGTTGTGAAAAATGGTTTGAAATCTACTTACATACAAATACTTTAGTAGACATGCAGCCTTTCTTAAGGCCACAGAGTCAGGAACGTAAAACCCAAACCTAAAATGTACTTGAACAAAAAGTAAATGTTTAGTTTACGGTTTAAGAAATGAAATGTCAATATGGAGTCTTTTCTCATGAAGAGCACAGCCTGGTGGAatgcaaataataataaagtatgaCTCAGTTCAGTGAAgtaaatggatttatttatttatgtgatttgcatatatttatagtTAGTGTTCATACGAGTGTGTGGACACACAAGGTGTgcacgtacatgtgtgtgtatgtagatgcaGAAGTAGAAGTAGGTGTAGAAGTCAGGAGACTTTCACCATCATTATCCATGTATTCTTTGAGTCTCTCAGTTGACATCTGAGCTCAGCAAAATAGCTCATCTACATAGTTAGCTTGCTCCTAAGatatcctgcctctgctttctgtgtaTGGCACCTATAGGCAAATCAAGGTACCCACCTGGAAATTATGTGGATTCTCAGATTTGTTCTCCAGTCGTCTTTCTTACATGGCAAGTACTTTATCCATTAACCTATCATCTCAGTATAGAggtttatttcacatttttaattgcttttattgaTTTGGAGAATGAAATAATCTAGTATTTAAATCAACTCCTAATTCAATAATATTTATGACTAAAATTTTTAGCCACAAACTTACATAAAACCTGAACCTTAGTAAACTCCTGTTTCTAGAAAGAAACGTTTCAATTCAAAAGAAATATgtacaaaaaaattgaaataccATACTTAGCATACAGATACAACCTGTTTGCTCTACGTGTAACATTGATCTCAGGGTAACAAAGTGTGCTTTCTTGTCATTTAGAGAAACATGTCTACAGACGTGCTGCACGATACAATTGTTTACACCAGGTTTCCATTGGGACAATGCTCTGTGAAACTTATCTGTGCTCATGACAGGGCCCATTTTTGTGTACTGTATAAATCTTGtaagctggaggaggaagagatatttattttcaattaaaatataattataccattgccccttttctccttccttcagcttCTCCCCAATTCTCAATTCACTCTTAAAttaatggcctctttttcttttatagacaTGCATAATATGTGTATCtgttcatatctatatctatttaatCTATCatcaagcatatatacatatacacatatacattgtgtgtgtgtgtgtctgagagagagagagaaagagaggaagagagagagagaaagggatcaagagagagagagatctgtctaTCCTGATGATTTTGCTTAGTGTTGTTTGACTGAATAATTTCAGGGTATATGACTTGGTATTTGGGTACTAGTAAGACAGTTTATTGCTGGAGATGATGAATTCTTTTTCACTGTAAGCATTAATTTGTCTAGATGTGGTGCCTATGAAAATTTCCCTTCCACATTAGCCTGTCTACTAAGAGGCTGTTTtacttgttcaggtcttgtttaggcatgAGTATTGTTAAAATATCATGAGCATAGTCAACTCAGTCTCACAGAAGACTTCCTGACACTCCGTCTCATAGTCTTACTGTTCCCATTTTCCTGGTGTTCCCTAAGCCATAGGTGTAGGAATTGGCTTGCAGATTTATAAATTGGGACTCAGAAATAACGGTCAATTTTTGTCTACAATTTGACCACCTGTAGTGTTCTTCACttattgcaaagagaagctttGCTAATGGGTGCTGCAAGATATACATATTGGTTTGGTacaaggataagtatttagaatggaGGTAAGAATAATTATGCTGTTTTAATAAAGTGGTGATTGTATGTTCTGCATTAGAATCCATAACCTCACTAGCTCTGCTGATTGGCTTGGTTTTCAGTATCAGGCATTATATCCTTCTATTGAGCTGACCTCAAGTCCATTTAGAGAGCTGCTTGCTATTTCCTAGATATGAGTGATACTTTTTATCTTTAGGAGTGTCTTACCATGTTAGTCATCGCTGTGATTCATAGGTGTCACTGCTGGGTTGTACTATTGGTTGATTCTCTTCTTTGGCTGCCAAATAGTGTAGTACTATGGAAGCTGGTCCTTGTGGGgtaggctttcaggtcagatcttGATCAATTCTTTCACATCTTGTGTTTAACGTGTGTGGTCTCTTCATCAAGGCATCGTATTTTCAACTTTTTggaggcaaccaagggcaacagcTGTATACTTATACTTTTTGGAGTCTATTGGACTCCCTTGGCCAACAGCTCTAAATGGGTCTTCCTATTCCAGTACTGGCATTTTTGCTTGATAGCCTAAATCCTTTGGGGAAAGCATTATCaacataaaaatgataatttcatttaaactctctttctatctctgtctctgtctctgtctctctccctctctctctctctctctctctctctctctctctctctctctctctctctctctctctctgtgtgtgtgtgtgtgtgtgtgtgtgtgtgtgtgtgtatgtgtgtatgcattggaGATTCCTTATTTCAAGTAAgctatatatatattctcattatTCACAGTTCCTGTCTGATGTGATTATAACTagtaattatgttttttttaagaaacaataaTTTTGGGACAGCTTAAGCTCATTTGTGTTTAATTCCCTTTCCcactattttttattgaaaatagatatttctcatataatatattgattacattttctcctccctcaacttctccctgtccctccttctgtgccctcccatccagatcaacttcctttctatttctcattagaaaacaacagACTTCTAAGAGAGTACACAACAAAACCCAATAAACCcatcatcccaagagaacacatggatggacctatgactccatccacatatgtagcagaggatggccttgttgagcatcaataggaggaaaagcctttgtcCCTGTCAAGACTCGattttccagtgtaggggaatgtcagggcagggaagtgggagggagtgggtggatagatgggtgagggagcacactcatagaagcatggggtaGATGTGATAGccggtttctggaggggaaaccgggaaggtgataacatttaaaatgtcaattaaaaagtcaaataaaagaaagaaaaagaaaaaaacaggaagttAATCTAGAGACTTGAATATCAATAacctgaaacagaaaaaaattaaatacagtaaaacaacaaaaatcatcaCAGTGTAGTAGGACaaggaaaaccaacagaaagaaaagagcactaGAAAACTCACAAAACTCAGTAAACAAGTTGTTCACACACTCCAGAGTTTTATAAAGACATTACACTGAAATCCATAATGTATATGGAGAAGTCCTAGTGAAGACCTATGCAGGCATTCTGCTGCTGCCTCAGTCTTTGAGTTCAGATGAGCTCTGCTCAGTTAATTTAGAGGAATTTCTACTCCTGGTATTCTTCATCTGCTATaactcttatactctttctgtcttctactgTGTTCCATGAGGTCTGAGTGGaggggtttgatggagacattccttTTAGAACTCATTCTTCcaagctctctctctgtctctctgtaatGGATGGTTGATCTGGTAaaagaggaagcctctctgacaaTCTATGAGTATGGAAGCATATCATTAGatgtcaatatttatttatttatttatttatttatttatttatctatttatttttgctaCGTGTTTTGTACTTAGATTTGATAGGGCTATCTAAACTTTGGTTCTTGGTCAGCAAGCAGTGTTAAGAATGACTTCTGTCTCAGGGagtaggccttaagtcaaatTAGACAATGCTTGGATACTTTCATAAGGTTTGTGTCATCGTTGCCTTAACATATTTTGCAGGTAGGACATCATTGTAGAtcaaaagttttgttttatagttaTTCATGCATTTCCATGGGAGATATCTgtttatctctatctctatcgCATCTacgagagagagaaagtaggCGTTACCAAATAATCCAAATTAAAAATGGATTAGAAATCAAAATAGAGAATTTTCAAAACAGTaaactcaaatgactgagaaacaaagaaaagttcaacatctttagttaggAAGATGCAAATCAGAACTACTTTAACATTCCAACTTGCACACGTCAGAATGGCAAGAACTATAGCACAAATGACAGCTTATGTTGGTGAGAATATTAAGGGAAATACTCTTCTATTACTGGTAGGAGTGAAAACTTGTAAATCCACTACAGAATTCAGTATGGTGGTGTCTTACAAAGTTGGAAATCAACCTACCTgatgatccagctatacttctcttgggcaatAACCCACAGGATGCTTTATCATACCGCAAGAGCTCATGCTAATCCATGGTCATTGTTTCTCTATTCACAGTAGCCAAAAATTGGAAAGAACCTAGAAGTCCCTCAACAGAATAGGTTTaataatttaatgtgtgtgtgtgtgtgtgtgtgtgtgtgtgtgtgtgtgtgtgcgtgcacatgtgtggcaCTTTTACAAAATGCTTTAAACTCAAGGTTTTATAAAATAACTGTATAAAAGATACAGATAAATTGATGCCACCTGAAAATTTTATTCTGAGCATGATAATTCTGTCCCTGAAAGACAAACAtaatatttattcacttatataCAGGTAtagccattaaataaataataagcatgCCATAATATGTATAGTCAAAGGGTTTAGGCATAAAAGAAAGGACTGCAGTTGGCACATAGATCTTCCTAGTATAGGGGAATACAATGTTATACAGGTGAACTGGGGGCAGGGGAGTGGAACAGGAGGGTCAGGTTTGGAGGGGAATAATATACATAGGGAGACAGTGAGAGTGGAAGAACATTTGAGGCGTGGTGTGGAAACATAGTACAGTGGACcattcctaaaatatatgaaagcaattctaatgaagtctccaaatCATAGGGGAGATAGAGTCCCAACATGTACCTCTTGTCACCAAACAGTTTCCAGTACTGGGACCTGATTACATCCTCCCTATTCTTTGGAGAAAGTTAAGGCTCTATTGACTTGAAAATACTAAGTCAATAGACTCAACTGTGGTACTCAAgcctttgtttttgaaatattacCCACCCATAAAGCCTTGTCACAAAACAAGGACCATGTACTCTTATCTTTGCTTCACTAGAAGGGAAAATTTTTGCATGCAGTTTTTCTAGGCTGTTTGCAGAAAAACAcgaagtgtctgttttcagcaaaacatccttccatgtgtctgcttctgcAAAAGTATCATCTTATAAGCCAGTTTCCagaaaaaacatcacatgacataacTGAGTCTCTAAAGAAATCAATAATTTATACTTCAGAGGTGCCTATCAAGTTGTGCATGTATACAGATCATGATACCATACACTATATAGGTTTATTACTTCAGTTATAAACAGTATTgcaattatattatttgtgttaaaaatggatggaactgaaggTCATCATGCTATTTGTGGATATATAAAGAGATATAGATATGAATTGGGTACTATTACAGttgtagaattaaaaaaatgaatggagaGATGAGAAATAAAATGAGTAACACAAGGTGATTATGCTCTAAGTTTATTAGATGCAATACTTACTTTgtatagtaaatatata
Protein-coding sequences here:
- the LOC116907408 gene encoding olfactory receptor 143-like is translated as MQVMKQTVIANNSSVTEFILMGLTVQRELQVPLFVLFLLNYMATVVGNLSLMNLICLNSHLHTPMYFFIFNLSCIDFCYSLVCNPTMLMSFISEQSIISYDGCMSQLFLFCFFANSECYLLTAMAYDRYVAICHPLQYTTVMSPMICGLLAFGSYFMGFAGAMTHTGFMIRLSFCNSNIINHYMCDIFPLLWISCSNTYVNELVSSAVVGTIIILSTIIIFVSYAMILSNILHMSSGKGWSKALGTCGSHIITVSLFYGSGLLAYVKPSSAETVGQGKFFSVFYTLVVPTLNPLIYSLRNKDVKLAVKRTMKRITS